A segment of the Candidatus Sumerlaea chitinivorans genome:
CGCCAGCGCTTCGTCAGGGATTGTTCGAAGCAAAAAGAGCCCTGATTCTGACCTCAGCGACACTGACGTCTGCGGGAAGTTTTGATTTTTTTGCGCGCTACGTTGGCTTGCCATCGCCGAAGACGCCACTGATGCGCGCCTCAGACACGCGTGGTGAAGACCAACCCACAACCCCTCTGGACAGACGGGTAGACTATGTGATCCTCGACTCTCCCTTTGACTACGCGAACATCTGCTTGCTCGGCGTCCCGACCAACCTCCCAGACCCAAACGACTCAAGGTTTCTCAGCGAAGCCCTGCCTGTGGTGTCGCGCTCACTTCAAATTACCACAGGCCATGCGTTCGTCCTCTTCACTTCCTACAAAGACTTGGAAAGCGCGTACAAAGCATTAGCCCCGCAGCTACGTGAGGAGGGGATGACGGTACTGAGGCAGGGGGAAGGATCGAATCACAAAGTCATTCAGACATTCTTACGTGCACGCAATCCTGTGCTTTTCGCGACCGCCTCCTTCTGGCAAGGGGTGGATGTGCGCGGCGACAAACTCCAGAACCTGATTATCGTTCGTCTTCCGTTCCAGCCGCCTACCAGTCCTATTTTGGAAGCGCGGTGTGAGCTTATGAGAAAAGAGGAAAAGGATCCCTTTCAACTGTTGTCCCTGCCATACGCAATCATCCGCTTTAAGCAAGGCTTTGGCCGCCTAATTCGCTCGAAAACAGACCGGGGCATTGTGCTGGTCCTCGATTCGCGATTAGTTACCCGCCCTTACGGAAAAGCTTTTTTGCGCAGTCTACCACCGGTGCGAATTGTGACGGGCAAATCCGACGATGTGTTGGGTGCCCTCAACTCATTCGTTCGATCGTGGTGACCCACCAATTTTTTGCGCTTTGCTCACCGAAAACACATGTGGCACGCCGTCCTTTTCAAACACTGGAATCGATCAGAACTGTTCCCCTCCCGCTCGGCCAGTGTGAATAAAATCAAAGGCTTTGCGCATTTATCGCGCATTGAGAGGCGGGCAACTTGAGCGAGTTCGTACGGCCTGCCCACTGCAAGCTGGGGAAGTAGAATTCTAAGACGGTTTTCGAGGTTAGCATTGCCAGCGAAAAAAACAACCACGGCTAAGAAAACGACGAAGTCTGCACCTGCAAAAAAGACACAGGCTGCGGCAACGACCAAGGCCGCAGCTCGCGCTCGAACCAGCACACGAAAAAAGACTACGGCAGCCGAAGCCTCCGCGGTTCGGGCTCGTATTCGCGATGGTCAGTCGCTCGTCGTAGTGGAATCGCCTGCGAAGGCCAAGACGCTCCAGAAGTATCTTGGGTCCAATTTCATGATCGAAGCTTCGCGCGGTCATGTGAAGGATCTGCCCACCAACAAGCTTGGGGTGGACATTGAGCGTGGTTTCCAGCCTGAGTACGTCATTGTTGAAGGGAAAGAGCGGATCCTCGCAGAGATCTGCGCAAACGCGAAGAAGTCGTCGCGCGTGTTCTTAGCGACAGACCCTGACCGCGAAGGTGAAGCCATTGCATGGCACATTGCCGAGCATCTCCGGGAACACAACGTCACACAGGAGATCCTGCGAGCTACCTTCAACGAAATCACCAAGCAGGCAGTTCAGGAAGCGATCGCAAACCCGCACGAACTTGATCAACGTCTCTACGACGCCCAGCAGGCCCGTCGCATTCTTGACCGCCTTGTGGGCTATCAGCTGAGCCCGCTATTGTGGAAAAAGGTGATGCGGGGTCTCAGTGCGGGACGCGTGCAGTCGGTGGCGGTCCGACTCATCGTCGAACGCGAACGCGAAATCGAAGCTTTTCGCCCCGAGGAATACTGGACCATTGAAGCGGAGTGCTCGGCTGCCACTCCCCCGCCTTTCAAGCTTCAGCTGACGAATCTCAACGGAGCGAAACCGAAGCTTGCGACTGCAACGGAGGCCAAGCAGGTGCTCGCTGCACTCGGCGCGACGCAAGTGCAAGAAAGCACGGTCGCGAACCCTCGGCGACCCAAAGAGCTCCTGCAGCAACTGGTTGCCGCCCTTGCAACACGCTGGACAGTTAAAGGTGTTGAGCGCAAAGAGGTCCGGCGGCGCCCCGCACCCCCTTTTATCACAAGTACACTTCAGCAGGAAGCTGCGCGAAAGCTGGGGTTCTCGGCGAGTCAAACCATGGCGATTGCGCAACGCCTATACGAAGGAGTCGAGTTAGGTGAGATGGGAATGACCGCCCTCATCACCTACATGCGTACCGATTCCACGCGACTATCGCCTCAGGCGGTTGAACAGGCGCGTGAGTTTATTCGCAAGACTTACGGAGACGAGTATTTACCGGCAAAGCCCAACGTCTATCAGTCGCGTCGAGGGGCACAGGATGCTCACGAGGCCATTCGCCCTACGGATCTCAGCCTAACGCCGCAAGCGGTGGCGCCGTACCTTGAGCCAAGATTCGTGCGCCTATA
Coding sequences within it:
- a CDS encoding DNA topoisomerase I gives rise to the protein MPAKKTTTAKKTTKSAPAKKTQAAATTKAAARARTSTRKKTTAAEASAVRARIRDGQSLVVVESPAKAKTLQKYLGSNFMIEASRGHVKDLPTNKLGVDIERGFQPEYVIVEGKERILAEICANAKKSSRVFLATDPDREGEAIAWHIAEHLREHNVTQEILRATFNEITKQAVQEAIANPHELDQRLYDAQQARRILDRLVGYQLSPLLWKKVMRGLSAGRVQSVAVRLIVEREREIEAFRPEEYWTIEAECSAATPPPFKLQLTNLNGAKPKLATATEAKQVLAALGATQVQESTVANPRRPKELLQQLVAALATRWTVKGVERKEVRRRPAPPFITSTLQQEAARKLGFSASQTMAIAQRLYEGVELGEMGMTALITYMRTDSTRLSPQAVEQAREFIRKTYGDEYLPAKPNVYQSRRGAQDAHEAIRPTDLSLTPQAVAPYLEPRFVRLYELIWNRFLACQMADAIFEQTRVEVEPREGYLFTATGLVSKFRGFLALYDEGKDETENGENGNGALPELKAGDTLQVRALRGLQHFTQPPPRFTEASLIRELERLGIGRPSTYATIVSTIQERKYVDKDESKRFYPTKIGTTVTDLLVEHFSEILDVNFTAQMEAELDEVEEGKRNWQEVLQEFYARFKHQLEQAIANMRNVRQEAEPTDIVCDKCGKATMVIRWGRRGRFLACSDPECGNTRNLRESNGKVEAVIPEVSAEKCPECGRPMVIRSGRFGRFLACTGYPDCKTTRPLSTGVKCPECGAGELTERQSKGKKVYFACSNYPACKFVTWDRPVLQACTECGHAYVFERLRRKKRVMVCPNCKAEKELEEGNAEVTSSSEASDDV